GCCGAGGAAGGTCGCGGCCAGCACTGCGGTAAGCACCGGGTTCGCACTGATCACAAGCGCCGAGAGGCCCGCCGAGATGCTTTTGAGTCCGACATAACCGATGCCGAGGTAGGCGGCCTGATTGGCGACACCCAGCGCCGCAAACAGGATGAGATCGCGGCGGCTCATCTTCAGCGAAACGCCGGAGAGCGCGGCGGCCGCGAGCATCACGATCCCGGCGAGCAAAAAGCGGAAGGTGAGCAGCAGCAGCGGCGGGCAATCCGCGATGGCGACCTTGGCGACCGCAAAGGCCGATGACCACAGCAGGCAGAACGCTGTGACCATGAGAGGTAATTTGATACGGATACTGGGCGAGGAAACCGTAAAACTGGCGGCAGTCATGGGAAAATCTCCTGTGCTGCCACGGAGGTAGGCCCAGAGCTTTTCATTTGGAAATTAAATGATAAAATACTGAGCAGTGGATTTCTGAATGAGATATCCGATGCTCGATCTTGAACTGCTGCGCAGCTTTGTCTCGGTGGTCGATGCCGGGGGCTTCACCCGGGCCGGCGAGCGCGTCCACCGCACCCAGTCGACCGTGAGCCAGCAGATCCGGCGGCTGGAGGAAACGGTGGGCCAGCCGCTGCTGCACCGGAACGGCAAGCAGGTCTCGCTCACCGAGCAAGGCGAACGGCTGCTCTCATACGCGCGGCGGATTCTCGCGCTCGAGCAGGAGGCGCGCGAGGTGGTCAGCAAGCCCGCGAGCGAAGGCGTGCTGCGGCTCGGCATGCCCGAGGACTTCGCGGTCTACCGGCTGGCCGAACTGCTTTCGGATTTCACGCGTTCTCGTCCGGGGCTCCGCCTCGACGTGCGCTGCGGGCTGAGCGTCGATCTGCGCCGGGCGCTGGAGCGCGGCGAACTCGATCTCGCGATGTTCAAACGCGACGCCGGCAGCAGCAGCGCTATGGCCGCATCCGTCATCAAGTCCTGGCCCGAGCATCTGCACTGGATCACCAGCAAGGCGCATCCGGTCGATTTCAACCGCGATCCGCTGCCGCTCGCGATGTCGGAGCCGGGCTGCCTCTATCGCCGTCGGATGATCCACGCGGCCGAGTCCGCGGGACGCTCATGGCATGTGGCCTATACGAGTCCGAATCTGCCCGGCATCCAGGCCGCCGTCTCGGCCGGTCTTGGCGTCAGCATCCTGCCCGAACTCGCGATCCTGCCGGAACATCGCATGCTGACCACCAAAGACGGCTTTCCGCCGATCACCGACACCGAGGTTGCGCTCATTGCGGCGCCGGGCGCAACGCCTGCCACGCGCCGGCTCGCCGAAGTGCTGGCCGAATTCCGCTCGGCGGCCGGCCCACGCCGCGCGGCGTAGCGCGCTGAGCATTTTCCGGTTGCCTTGCACCGCGAACCACAACAGCGGTCATTGCCGGGCATAGCCGTCCGAAGGACGGCGTCGCTTCGCTCGCCTATGCGCGTGAGCGCCGTGACCCGGCAATCCATGAGCGGCTGCAGCGAAGGCAGTCGTAGGAGCGTGCACCGTTGCGCCATCGTATGGACCCGCGGGTCAAGCCCGCGGATGACAGCCTGCGTGTTGCGTGGGTGTGCTTCCACGCAAGTGGAAACGCTCAAGCTATCCCTTGTTGTAGAACACCGTCACCGGCACGCCTTCCTTGATGGCGCCGATGCGGGTGTCTTCGCCGCCCTTCTTCTTCTCGCAGAGCTCCAGCACCCGCATGATGTCGGCGCGCGGCACGAACACCACGCCGGTGTCGTCGGCAATGACGAGGTCGCCGGCATTGACGCGAACGCCCGCGATGTCGATCTCGCCGTTGATCTCGACGGTTTCGAGCCGCCATTTGCCGGTGACCGGCGTGATCTCGCTCGCCCACAGCGGATAGCCGCTGGAGCGCGAATGCGCGACGTCGCGGATGCCGCCCATCACGATGGCGCCGCGCTCGCCCTGACGCTGGCCGGTGAGCGCCGAGATGCCGCCCATGTTGGAGACGCCCGGCACGCCCGCGATCACCAGCACGTCGCCGTCCTCGGCGAGGTTATGCGCCTCGAACTCGGCCATCTTGTTTTTGTTTTCGCGGGCGACCACGAAGGGGTCGGAGCGCTGCGCGATGTTGCGCACCGTCAGCGCCGGGCCGCAGATCAGCTTGCCCGGAATCGTGGGTTTCAGCGTGGTCGCGCCGATCGCGCCCTCCGGGATGCCGAGATCGTCCATCACGTCGGAAACGAGACTCGTGCATTCGCCGAGCGCGAGAAACCGCTGCACGGCACCGGCTGGCGGCTTCGGCGTCGAGGTCATGCGAATGCGGTCGGCAGCAATCCGGCCGGTGAGTTTCTTGCCGTTGAGATCGGTCATTGGGTTTCCTTTGGGGCTTCCTCTGGGCGTGTCCCGTCGCGCGTTGGTCGCGAAATCTGGCACAGACCTGCCGGCCTGCGCCATCGGCCTCTCAGTCGAGCTGGATCTTCGCGTTGCGGATGACCGTCGCCAAGCGCTCGGTTTCGGCTGTGAGAAACGCGCGAAACTCGGCCGGCGTGTTGCCGACCGCCTCGGCGCCCTGCTCGGCGATGCGCTCGCGCACCGTGGGCTCGGCGAGCGTATCGACGGCGCTCTTGTGAAGCGCGGCGATGATGCCATCGGGTGTCCTGGCCGGCGCCAGCAGGCCGAACCAGGTGCCGGTGACGTAGTCGAGACCTCCCTCCCGGAAGGTCGGCACGTCGGGCAGCAACGGCGAGCGCGTTTGCGACGCGATGGCGAGCGCTTTCAGCTTGCCGCTCTTCACCAGCCCCAACACCGGCAGGATGCTGGCGAACAGCATCTGCACGTTGTTGCCCATGACGCCGACCGCCGCGGGCCCGCCGCCCGAGTAAGGCACATGCACGATATCGGCGCCGGTCATCGAGCGGAACAATTCGGTTGCCAGATGCGGCCCGCTGCCTGCGCCGTAGGACGCATAGTTCAGCGCGCTCGGCCGGGCCTTCACATAGGCGAGAAATTCGCCGAGCGAATTCACCGGCAACTCGGGCGGCACGACCAGCACGGTCGGCGAGTTCGCGATCAGCGTGATCGGCGCCAGATCGTTGAGCGGCTGGAAGGCGAGCTTGCGATAGAGCGATGGATTGGCGGCGAGCCCGATGCTCGCCATCACCAGCGAATAGCCGTCAGGAGCGGCTTTGACGACCTGCAGGGTGCCGGTGTTGGTGTTGCCGCCCGGCCGGTTGAGCGGCACGAACGACTGGCCGAGCCGCTTGCTCAGGCCTTCGGCGACAAGGCGCGCCAGCAGATCCGTGCCGCCGCCGGCCGCGAACGGCACCACCAATTCCACCGCATGAGTTGGATAGCTCTGCGCGTACACGGGCGATGCGCCAAGCGTCGACAATGCAACGAGCGCAGCGAGCGTGCGATTCAGCATGACAAAACCGATGTGTGCAGAACTGGGTCCCCGCTTCCCGCGGGAATGAACGGTTGATGGTCCGGCGAACTCTTTCCCCGTTCGTCCCCGCGCATAGCCGTCTGAAGGACGGCGTCGCTTCGCTCGCCTACGGCGGGGACCCAGAGCGATACATTCCGAAACTTCAATCAGAGCGGATCAATCCAAGGTCGGCCTACCGGCCCAGCGCCCTGGCCATCACCTGCTCGCAGCGCAGGTTTTCCTCTTCGACCAGATCACCGCCCATCGCCTTGCGGGCGAACTCCGACGGCGCGCCGGCCATCTGCCAGCGGCACGGGAACACGTTCTGCGCCTTCCACCAGTCGGCGTCATGGGCGACGTAGCTGTCGTCGACCTGCTCGACCTCGGTGGTGTATTCGGTGACGAAGCCGTTCGGCTCGACGAAATACGAGAACACGTTGCTGCCCGGGCCGTGGCGGCCGACGCCCCACATGATCTCGTAGCCGCTCTTGCGGACGCGGCCGGCGCCGCGCATCAGCCCGTCGATGTCGGGCATCTCGTAGGCCATGTGGTTGAGCGACGGGCCCTTGCCGCGCGCGAGCGCGATGCTGTGATGGTCCGAGCAGCAGCGCACGAAGTCCATCATCATCGTCGAGTCGGCCCATTTGAAGCCGAGCACATCGAGGAAGAATTTGGTCTGGTTCTCGATGTCGGCGCTGTTGAGCACCACGTGGGTGAGCTTGGTCGGCCGGGTCTTGTCGTCGATCGCGCTGCCGTGGTCGGCGACGTCCGCCGAGATCACGATCGGATGGCCCTCCGGCGTCGAGACACGGAAGCCGTAGCCGCCGCCGGCGCTCTTTTCGAGCTCGCCCGCGGGACCCGACAGCTTCATGCCCATGGCCTTCGCCTTGCCGTGGAGGCCGTCGATCGCGGCGCGGTCGGGCGCCGAGAAGTGCACGCCGAGGAGACCGGCGCGGGGACGTTCACGAAGGGTCAGCACGTGATGATCGCGGCTGGTTCCGCGCAGGTGCAGCGTATCGCCCTCGCCCGAGACGTCTTCGAGCGCCCAGACATTGCGGTAGAACTCGGCGGACTTCTGCAGGTCGTGGACGCCGAGCTCGACGCTGCGCAGGCCATTGATCCGGGGTTCGCTCATGGTTTCCGTCTCCTCGCTCGAATGTTCTGCCGGGGAATCGCTGTTTCCGGCTTGTTGCGGGGGAGATTAGCGCAAAAGCCGGCGGCTGGCAGCCGTTGCGCGGCGCTCCTTGCATCCCTCCCCGGCACGGGCGCTTGTTGCTTTCGCAACCGGAACGGCGCAAATTCGTGAGCTGAGAACCGGTCCAAAGTGCCGGCCGCCCGATGGGGAAAAGCCGCACCGCGGCTTCGGGTCGGCCCAAGGATCGCCCGAGGAACGCTTAAGAATTGCCCAGGGAAAAGGCAGAGAACCAACATGCCCGAGAAGTTTGTCGCAAAGGCCTCCGAGTTCACCAACGGCGACCGCCGTATCGTTTTCGTCGGCGATAACGAGATCGGTGTCTTCAAGCACGAAGGCCAGTACTACGCTTACAGCAACTTCTGCCTGCACCAGGGCGGACCGGCCTGCGAAGGCCTGACCATCGCCAAGGTCGAGGAGCGGCTGCGCCCCGACAAGACCTCCCAGGGCCTCTACTTCTCCGAAAAGGACATGAACTTCGTCTGCCCGTGGCACGGCATGGAATACGACATGAAGACCGGTGAGTGCATCTCGAGCCGGAAGATGAAACTGAAGAAATACCAGGTGGTGGAAAAGGGAGACGAGGTTTATGTCGTCGCCTAAGGCCGCCAAATCGATGGCAGCCAAAGCCGCGGCGGCGACCAAGTCGTCACGCAAGCCTGCGGTGGTGGCCAAGCTGAAAGAGACGGCCACCCGGACCGTGGCGCCGAAGATCAAGACCCCGCAGACGGGACTCTCGGCCGATGCCATCAAGCTCGCCTCCGAGATCGAGCAGGCGTTCAAGAAGAGCGACGACGCGATCTCCGAAGAGGCGATGCAGGCGCTGATGAGTGCGCTGTGCCGGGTCTACGCGGCGCAGATCGAGAACGGCAGACAGTACACGCCGATCCCGGAAGGCCAGGTGGTCAGCCCAACCGGCGTGATGGTGACGGCGAGCGGCCTCTTGAAGGCCGCCAACCTCGCGGTGTTCGAACTCGGAATGTGGCAGAGCTGGACGGGACGCTGACCCTAAGGCCTGCTGGAACAAGACTTGAGCTAGAAAGAACTGGACTTTCAGGAGAAACGCCATGGACCTTATTGCTGATCGCGGCCGGCGCGTCACAGTCGAAGAGCTGAACACCAGCCAGTTGCTGTCTCATGCCCGCAAACAGGCGGTGCAGCGCAAGTTCGACGACATGCTGATCGTCGACGTCGACGCCCACCACTACGAGAACGAGCACTTCGCCGACATCCTGCCGTTCATGGAAAACGACGTGCTCAAGCAGCTCGCTCTGTCGGGCCGCGCCAGCACCCGGGCGCGCCCCAACCTGACGCCGCAGAGCATCGGCTTCCAGGACATGGGCGGCCGCGTCACGCGTTATCCGCTGCGTGGCACCGAGAAGACCAAGGACGGCTACGCCCGCGACGTCGAACTCGGCCACCGCTGGATGGACGCCATGAGCGTCGACTACTCGTGCCTGTTCCCGACCGGCATGCTCTCGATCGGACTGCATCCGCAGGCCGAGATGGAGGCCGATCTGTGCTGGGCCTACAACCGCTGGCTTACCGAGAAGGTGCTGCCGGATTCCGGCGATCGCTTCTTCTCGATGCTGACCTTGCCGTTCTCCGATCCCGACGAATGCCTGCGCCACGTCGAGAAGTTCGGCGACCGCAAGCATGTCGGCGGCTTCATGGTCACGACTGTGCGCAACAACCTCGCGGTCAACGACAACCGCTACATGAAAGTCTATCGCGCCATCGAAGAGCGCGGCCTGGTGCTGTCGTTCCACTCCGGCCCGAACTGGGGCGAGCCGATCTTCAAGAGCTGCAACCGCTTCCTGGTGGCGCACGCGCTCGGCTTCAGCTGGTACAACATCGTCAACCTGTCGAACTGGGTCATCAACGGCATGGGCGAGCGCTTCCCCAAGCTGCCGGTGATCTGGATCGAGTCCGGCCTCGCCTGGGTGCCGTTCCTGATGCAGAAGCTCGACCACGAGTACATGCTGCGTCCGTCGGAGGCGCCGCTGCTGAAGAAGAAGCCGTCGGACTACATGCGCGACATGTACTACTCGTCGCAGCCGATGGAGATCCAGGACATGGGCGCGCTGGAGACGACGTTCCGCATGATGAACGCCGAGACCCAGCTGATGTACTCCTCGGACTATCCGCACTGGGACTTCGACCTGCCCTCGACCATCAGCGACCTGCCGTTCCTCACCGACAAGGCCAAGCACAACATTCTCGGCGGCACCGCGGCGCGGCTGTTCAAGCTCAAGCCGCGCAACGAGAAGCAGAAAGAGAACCTGGTGAAGTTCGGCAACCACACCGCGGCGGCCTGATTTCAGGCGCAGCGTTTCAATCAGCCGGGGCGGCACTGAGTGCCGCCCCGTTTCCTTTTGCGGAAGCTGCAACATGCCGCGTTTATTGCCGCGTCGGCGGTGCGCTCCCTCTCCCGTGGGGAGAGGGTTGGGGAGAGGGCGTACGGTCTATCGATAGACCTTACCCCCTCACCCGCCTCGCTTCGCGAGGCGACCTCTCCCCATGGGAGAGGTGAAGAGCTGTTGCACCACCGATTCAATTTCGGACGATTGTGCGCTAGGCTTCTTCCCAAAGAAAAATACCGCTGGGAGAAACGCCATGCTGCATCGAATGCAGATTGTTCTCGCCGCTGCGAGCCTCGCATTTGCCGCGATGATCACCACCGCACACGCCACTGAGATCCAGCTTCTCGCTTCGACCGCGATGCGCGAGGCGCTCGATGCGCTGGTGCCGCAGTTCGAGAAGGAAAGCGGCCACAAGGTCACGATCAGCTTCTACCCGGCGGCGACGCTGGTGCTGAAGGTCAAGGACGGCGCGCCGGCCGACATCGTGATGACGACGCCGGACAATCTCACGGCGCTCACGAACACCAAGCATCTGGTCGACGGCACGCGCGTCGATTTCGCGCATTCTCGCGTCGGCGTCGCCGTGAAGGCTGGTGCGCCGAAGCCCGACATCGGCACGCCGGAGGCGCTGAAGGCTACGTTCCTTGCGGCGAAGTCGATCGGGGTGAGCCGCGGGCCGAGCGGCGTACATCTGCTCGGCCAGATGGCCAAGCTCGGCATCGCCGATCAGGTGAAGGCCAAGATGGTGCAGCCCGATCTCGGCGTGCGAGTCGGCACTCTTGTGGCCGAGGGCAAGGCGGAGATCGGCGTGCAGCAGGTCGGCGAACTGTTGCCGATCAAGGGCATCGTGTTTCTCGGGCCCCTGCCGAGCGAACTGCAGACCGTGATCGTCTACGGCATGGCGCGCTCGGCCAATGCCCGGCAATGGGACGCGGCAAGCATGCTGGTGAAGTATCTCACCGCGCCCACCGTCGGCCCAACGCTGAAGACGATCGGTCTCGACCCGGCATAAGCCCAAGGGCCGGTTCAAGGCTAAGGACCAGGGCAACCACCGCCGTTTTCTGTAATTATTCCAGTTACTTGATGGTGATTTGATACCGCCTCACGTGGGCGTGATGGCGCGCGACAATCCGCGCAGATGCGGATGCATTCCGCATCGCAATATAAATGAATGTTCATTTTAGAGGGGCGCCCTGGAATGCCGTCACGTCGTCAGCTTGAGCCGTTCTGGCCTCCGGCGTCCGCCCTGCCCTGATCGGGAATATCCCCCTCCACTGGAATCTGGAACGCCCATGACCCCGTTTCGCGCTGTGCGGCTCTCGTCGATGGCTGCGCTCGCCTCCCTTGCACTCGCCGCCTGCTCCGAGGGCCCTGCCGCCCCGAGCGACAAGGCGCCGCCGCAGGAGGTGAGCGTCGTGGCGCTTGAGCCCACGCCGCGGCCGGTGATCCGTGAGCTGCCCGGGCGCATCGCACCCACGCGCATCGCCGAGGTGCGGGCCCGCGTCTCCGGCATCGTCGTCAGCCGCAACTTCGAACAGGGCACCGACGTCAAGGAAGGCGACGTGCTGTACGAGCTCGACGCCAAGCCGTTCGAGATCGACCTTCAGGCCCAGCAGGCCGCGCTGGACCGCGCCACCGCGGTGCTGCAGCAGGAAGGCCAAAACGCCAAGCGCGCGCAGGCGCTGCTGCCATCGCGCGCGATCGCGCAGGCGCAATACGACACCGCGATTGCGACCTTGCGCCAGGCCGAGGCCGATGTCGCGGCCCGCCAGGCCGACGTCGCGCGCGCCAGGCTCAATCTCGACTACACGAAGGTCCGCGCGCCGATCAGCGGCCGCATCGGCCGCGCTCTCGTCACCGAAGGCGCGCTGATCAACTCGGCCGATGCCACCAACATGGCGACGATCCAGCGGCTCGATCCGATCTATGCCGACTTCACCCAGTCGGTCGCAGAGCTCAACCAGCTGCGCCGCGAGTTCGCGCGCGGCGATCTGGAGGAGGTGGCGCCGGGCGCCGCGAAGGTGCGGCTCGTGCTCGATAACGGCGAGCTCTATCCCTACCACGGCCGGCTGCTGTTCTCGGAAGCCACGGTCGATCCCGGCACCGGCCAGGTGACGCTGCGCGGCGAGTTTCCGAATCCCAAGATGGAGTTGCTGCCCGGCACCTACGTCCGGGTGCAGATCGAGCAAGGCATCGATCCCGACGCTCTCTCGGTGCCGCAGCAGGCGGTGCGACGGAACGATGCCGGCGGCAGCGAACTGTTTCTGGTTCGCGACGACAACCGCGCCACGATGGCTCCGGTGCGGCTCGGCCGCGTGGTCGACAACCAATGGCTGGTGCTCGATGGCGTGAAACCCGGCGACCGCGTGATCGTCGACGGCTTCCAGAAGTTCGTCGCCGGCGACGTGATCAATCCGAAGCCCTGGCAAGCGGCGGTGACGCGGCGCGCCGAGACTGAGGCGCCCCGTCGCGAAGCCAACGCCGACGAGAACATCTCGACGCGCTGACGAGGACCGATGCCCGCATTCTTCATCAACCGGCCCATCTTCGCGTGGGTCGTGGCGCTCTTGATCTGTCTTGGCGGATTGCTGGCGATTCCGTTCCTCGCGGTCGCGCAATATCCGATCATCGCGCCGCCGTCGATCTCGATCAGCACCAGCTATCCGGGCGCCTCGCCGGAGAACCTCTACAACAGCGTCACGCGGCTGATCGAAGAGGAGCTGAACGGCGCGGGCGGCATCCTCAACTTCGAATCGACCAGCGACTCGCTCGGCCAGGTCGAGATCACGGCGAACTTCGTGCCGGGCACCCGCACCGAGCAGGCCTCGGTCGAGGTGCAGAACCGCATCAAGCGCGTCGAGGCGCGGCTGCCGCGCTCGGTGATCCAGCAGGGCATCCTGATCGAGGAAGCCTCCAGCGCGGTGCTGCAGATCATCACGCTGCGCTCGACCGACGGCAGCCTCGACGAGGTCGGCCTCGGCGACTTCCTGGTGCGCAATATCCTCGGCGAAATCCGCCGCATCCCGGGCGTCGGCCGCGCCACGCTCTACTCGACCGAACGCGCGCTGCGCATCTGGATCGATCCCAACCGCCTCGTCGGCTACAACCTGACAACCGACGACGTGACCAAGGCCATCAACGCGCAGAACGCCCAGGTCGCCTCGGGCAGCATCGGCGTGGAGCCCAGCCAGTCGAGCCAGCAGATCTCAGCGCTGGTGATGGTGAAGGGGCAGTTCGACGCGCCGGACGAATTCGGCTCCATCGTGCTGCGCGCCAATGCCGACGGCTCGACGGTGCGGCTGCGCGACGTCGCCCGCATCGAAGTCGGCGGCATGAGCTATCAGTTCAGCACGCGGGTGGACGGCCAGCCGACCGCGGGCCTGACGGTGCTGCTCGCGCCCGGCGCCAACGCGCTCGCCACGGCGAAGGCCGTCAAGGCGAAGATGGACGAGCTGTCGAACGTCTTCCCGGCCAACATCAAGCACAACATTTCCTATGACATCACCCCGGTGGTGGTGGCCTCGATCAACAAGGTGCTGACCACGCTCGGCGAGGCCGTGGTGCTGGTGTTCCTGGTGATGCTGCTGTTCCTGCAGAACATCCGCTACACGCTGATTCCGACCATCGTCGTGCCGGTGGCGCTGCTCGGCACCTGCGCCACGCTTTTGATGCTCGACCTCTCGATCAACATGCTGACGCTGTTCGGCATGGTGCTCGCCATCGGCATCCTGGTCGACGACGCCATCGTCGTGGTCGAGAACGTCGAGCGCATCATGTCCGAGGAAGGGCTGTCGCCGAAGGAAGCAACGCGCAAAGCGATGGGCCAGATCACCGGCGCCATCATCGGCATCACGCTGGTGCTGATGTCGGTGTTCGTCCCGATGGCGTTCTTCCCGGGCTCGGTCGGCATCATCTACCGCCAGTTCTCAGTGACGATGATCGCCGCGATCGGCTTCTCGGCGCTGCTGGCGCTGTCATTGACGCCCGCGCTGTGTGCGACGCTGCTCAAGCCCGTCGAGGCCGGGCACCATCACGCCAAGCGCGGCCTGTTCGGCTGGTTCAACCGCCGCATGGAGCAGGCGAAGCAAGGCTACGGCGGACTGGTGAGCTGGTCGATCCTGCGCGCCGGCCGCTTCATGGCGATCTACGCGGTCATGCTGGTCGTGATCGGCTTCGCCTTCACCCGGCTGCCGGGCGGCTTCCTGCCGGTCGACGACCAGGGCTTCTTCACCACCGACGTGCAGACGCCGTCCGACGCGGCGTTCCCACGCACGCTGGAGGCCGTCAAACGCGTCGAGGAGGCTCTCGCCAAACGCCAAGGCGTCGAAACGGTGACGTTCCTCACCGGCTTCAGCTTTCTCGGCCAGGGCGCCAACACCGCGCAGGCGTTCGTGACGCTGAAGGACTGGTCCGAGCGCGGCGAGAATGACACGGTCGAACAGATCGCCGCCGACATCAACCGGCAGTTCGCGACGTTCCGCGACGCCAAGGTCTCGGCGCTCGAGCCGCCGCCGATCGACAATCTCGGCAATTCGTCCGGCTTCAGCTTCCGCCTGCAGGACCGCGGCCAGCGCGGCTATGCGGAGTTGATGCGTGCAAAAGACCAGTTGCTCGCCGCCGCGGCGCGGAGCCCGGTCCTGGCAGGCGTCTACGTCGAAGGCCTGCCTCCCGCGCCGCAGATCGAGCTCCTGATCGACCGCGAGAAGGCCGCGGCGTTCGGCGTGACCTTCGAGGAGATCAACAACACCGTCTCGACCAATCTCGGCTCGGCCTACATCAACGATTATCCGAACCGCGGCCGCATGCAGCGCGTCATCGTGCAGGCCGACCGCGCGGCGCGGATGCAGCCCGACGAGATCCTGACCTACAACGTGCGCAATGCGCGCGCTCAGCTCGTGCCGATGTCGTCGTTCGCCACCGTGCAGTGGTCCACCGGGCCATCGCAGATCGTGGGCTTCAACTACTATCCGTCGGTTCGCATCTCCGGCGAGGCCAAGCCGGGCTACACCTCGGGCGACGCGATCCGCGAGATGGAGCGCCTTTCCGCACAACTGCCGCGCGGCTTTGGCTATGAATGGACCGGTCAGTCGCTGCAGGAGAAGCAGTCCGGCTCGCAGGCGCCGTTCCTGCTGGCGCTGTCGGTGCTGCTGGTGTTCCTGGTGCTGGCAGCGCTCTACGAGAGCTGGACCATTCCGCTTTCGGTGCTGCTGACGGTGCCGCTCGGCGTTCTCGGCGCGGTCGTCGCGGCGACGCTGCGCGGCTTGCCGAACGACGTCTACTTCACGGTCGGCATCATCACCATCATCGGCCTCGCCGCGAAAGACGGCATCCTGATCATCGAGTTCGCCAAGGCGCTGCGCGAGCAGGGCAAGACCGTCCGAGACGCCATCATCGAAGCCTGCCGGATGCGCTTCCGGCCGATCCTGATGACGGGCTTAGCCTTCGTCATGGGCGTCGCGCCGATGGTGATCGCGCACGGCGCCAGCGCCAAGAGCCAGCAGGCACTCGGCACCGGCGTGATGGGCGGCATGATCGCGGTCGTGGCACTGGCGCTGCTGATGGTGCCGGTGTTCTTCGTCGCCGTGCAGTGGGCGTTCAACCGTGAGGCACGGCAGGAGATGCGCGAGGCGGCGAAGGCGTCGGGCGATGCAGCGACCGTGTCGCACACTGCGGCGGAGCCCAGCGCGTAGCTATTTTTGGTGGCACCGGCCCCACCCTCCCCTGGAGGGGGAGGGTCGACCGCCGAAGGCGGGCGGGGTGGGGTGAACCTAGCGGCGAGGAAGATCACCCACCCCGCGAGCTTCGCTCGCGACCCTCCCCCTCCAGGGGAGGGTGAAGTAGCGCCACCGCCTCAAACGCAAACAGCCGCGATCACTCCGCAGCGGCTGACGTCGCAGCAAACCGGTTCGGCGGCCGCGGCAATCCCAGATTCTCTCGCAAGGTCGCGCCTTCGTAGCGCGTGCGGAACAGGCCGCGTCGCTGCAATTCCGGAATGACCTCGTCGACGAACGTGTTCAACTCATGCGGTAGAGTCTGCGGCATGATGTTGAAGCCGTCGGCCGCGCCGCCGCGGTACCATTCCTCCAGCGCGTCGGCGATGTCCAACGCGGTGCCGAACACGACGCGGTGACCGCGCGCGGTGGCGACGCGGATATAGAGCTGGCGGATCGTCATGTTCTCGGCGCGCGCCATGTCCATGACGACCTTCTGGCGGCCCTGCTGCGTATTCGTCAGCGGCACGTCCGGCACCGGGCCGTCGAGCGGATATTTCGACAGATCGAGGCCGACGATGTCGGACAACATCGCGACGCCCAGCTCGGGATGAATCAGCGTCTGGAGCTGCTCGAATTTTTCCCTGGCCTCGTCGCGGCTCTTGCCGACCACCGTCAGCACGCCGGGCATGACCTTGATGGAATCCGGCGAGCGGCCGCACTTCGCGGTGCGCGCTTTGAGCTCGGCATAGAATTTCTTCGAAGCTTCGAGGTTCTGCGACACCGTGAACAGCACCTCGGCGGTGCGCGCCGCAAGCTCGAGCCCCGCCTCCGACTGCCCGGCCTGCACGATCACCGGCTGGCCCTGCGGTGAGCGCGGCACCATCAAGGGCCCGCGCACCGAGAAGTGCGTGCCCTTGTGATGCAGCATGTGGAGTTTTTCAGGGTGGAAGAACAGCCCGCCGTTCTTGTCCAGGACGTGGGCGTCGTCCTCCCACGTGTCCCAAAGCCCCTGCGCCACGTCGATGAACTCGGCGGCGCGCTCGTAGCGTTGGTCGTGCGGCACGTGGGCCGCATGGCTGAAGTTCAGCGCTTCGGACGCCGCCGACGAGGTGACCACGTTCCAGCCGACGCGGCCCTCGCTCAACTGGTCCAACGTGGCGAACATGCGCGCCACATGGAACGGATCG
The Rhodoplanes sp. Z2-YC6860 genome window above contains:
- a CDS encoding molybdate ABC transporter substrate-binding protein; translation: MLHRMQIVLAAASLAFAAMITTAHATEIQLLASTAMREALDALVPQFEKESGHKVTISFYPAATLVLKVKDGAPADIVMTTPDNLTALTNTKHLVDGTRVDFAHSRVGVAVKAGAPKPDIGTPEALKATFLAAKSIGVSRGPSGVHLLGQMAKLGIADQVKAKMVQPDLGVRVGTLVAEGKAEIGVQQVGELLPIKGIVFLGPLPSELQTVIVYGMARSANARQWDAASMLVKYLTAPTVGPTLKTIGLDPA
- a CDS encoding efflux RND transporter periplasmic adaptor subunit, with translation MTPFRAVRLSSMAALASLALAACSEGPAAPSDKAPPQEVSVVALEPTPRPVIRELPGRIAPTRIAEVRARVSGIVVSRNFEQGTDVKEGDVLYELDAKPFEIDLQAQQAALDRATAVLQQEGQNAKRAQALLPSRAIAQAQYDTAIATLRQAEADVAARQADVARARLNLDYTKVRAPISGRIGRALVTEGALINSADATNMATIQRLDPIYADFTQSVAELNQLRREFARGDLEEVAPGAAKVRLVLDNGELYPYHGRLLFSEATVDPGTGQVTLRGEFPNPKMELLPGTYVRVQIEQGIDPDALSVPQQAVRRNDAGGSELFLVRDDNRATMAPVRLGRVVDNQWLVLDGVKPGDRVIVDGFQKFVAGDVINPKPWQAAVTRRAETEAPRREANADENISTR
- a CDS encoding multidrug efflux RND transporter permease subunit; its protein translation is MPAFFINRPIFAWVVALLICLGGLLAIPFLAVAQYPIIAPPSISISTSYPGASPENLYNSVTRLIEEELNGAGGILNFESTSDSLGQVEITANFVPGTRTEQASVEVQNRIKRVEARLPRSVIQQGILIEEASSAVLQIITLRSTDGSLDEVGLGDFLVRNILGEIRRIPGVGRATLYSTERALRIWIDPNRLVGYNLTTDDVTKAINAQNAQVASGSIGVEPSQSSQQISALVMVKGQFDAPDEFGSIVLRANADGSTVRLRDVARIEVGGMSYQFSTRVDGQPTAGLTVLLAPGANALATAKAVKAKMDELSNVFPANIKHNISYDITPVVVASINKVLTTLGEAVVLVFLVMLLFLQNIRYTLIPTIVVPVALLGTCATLLMLDLSINMLTLFGMVLAIGILVDDAIVVVENVERIMSEEGLSPKEATRKAMGQITGAIIGITLVLMSVFVPMAFFPGSVGIIYRQFSVTMIAAIGFSALLALSLTPALCATLLKPVEAGHHHAKRGLFGWFNRRMEQAKQGYGGLVSWSILRAGRFMAIYAVMLVVIGFAFTRLPGGFLPVDDQGFFTTDVQTPSDAAFPRTLEAVKRVEEALAKRQGVETVTFLTGFSFLGQGANTAQAFVTLKDWSERGENDTVEQIAADINRQFATFRDAKVSALEPPPIDNLGNSSGFSFRLQDRGQRGYAELMRAKDQLLAAAARSPVLAGVYVEGLPPAPQIELLIDREKAAAFGVTFEEINNTVSTNLGSAYINDYPNRGRMQRVIVQADRAARMQPDEILTYNVRNARAQLVPMSSFATVQWSTGPSQIVGFNYYPSVRISGEAKPGYTSGDAIREMERLSAQLPRGFGYEWTGQSLQEKQSGSQAPFLLALSVLLVFLVLAALYESWTIPLSVLLTVPLGVLGAVVAATLRGLPNDVYFTVGIITIIGLAAKDGILIIEFAKALREQGKTVRDAIIEACRMRFRPILMTGLAFVMGVAPMVIAHGASAKSQQALGTGVMGGMIAVVALALLMVPVFFVAVQWAFNREARQEMREAAKASGDAATVSHTAAEPSA